The Plasmodium brasilianum strain Bolivian I chromosome Unknown PB_00_11, whole genome shotgun sequence genome includes a window with the following:
- a CDS encoding STP1 protein, producing MENCIPKHFTISGTAGFSLTLTEPFRTIRTYVQNRTKFLKTANNENLFREECKQLADFLIKNMSPPRHTSQHMWESLLKFQLHHYFKDITNYGGCPMILKKEHKELLELKYKEEDFCKKRSIDLNVIETIKKKTQKQFEEKKNLFESCYKVEPAKKTKKLTKESTCDIMNQETFKELSECTTSNSAETTVGLLENKRLQSGTEGTDQNIPKPQNQNIDVPTAPEAQTELELQIPSQPPSKLIKSEASEIQHSSKETENSQSLTDASLEKTKISEDVHAASEVTNELLSPTVQDIQLSPDPKNTQPTHSASTYTLAHSPPQIPHTPGTTLNPSDKYTSSILISLFALTGIYKKKKKISRRHVKFLRLLVPSFSNKKSKIFTDYPLEHTIYDDEEIIKKIKINELTKNVNLSKRTRDRSKIIVEVHMEVLEEFRNKEWENIQDEFLEICIDEFTKQDNITFPNLIDDDLIIENIKCISDIKKQNILWNKWIQRHRNLSQNLKKDDWFNNLKDEWKREVSYIQEMEEIKNKSSNENQKVSFLKREKDIWRQWISKKGMIIQQHLDQYWNNGLAQELQNISDEYVNEDTKNYVSLLNVEELKHKENYEELYKYIKKKLLTKLCILVLIAVLEECKKEVNLENRESYLDRSINEWKGEGYSSKKQEITENIIEYNNNDIENKRNEEFDAHIWKDSFRNEIEDWIREDDLYANSIVSDRTVNKSDEIAEKQFL from the exons ATGGAAAATTGTATACCTAAg CATTTCACTATTTCTGGAACGGCAGGATTTTCGCTAACCCTCACAGAACCATTTAGGACTATTAGAACTTACGTACAAAATAGAACTAAATTCTTAAAAACGGCAAATAACGAAAATTTATTTAGAGAAGAATGCAAACAATTAGCTGATTTTCTAATTAAGAATATGTCTCCTCCTCGGCATACAAGCCAACATATGTGGGAATCATTATTAAAGTTTCAACTACACCATTACTTTAAGGATATAACTAATTATGGTGGATGCCCtatgattttaaaaaaagaacataaagaacttttagaattaaaatataaagaagagGATTtctgtaaaaaaagaagtatagATTTGAATGTAAtagaaacaataaaaaaaaaaactcag AAGCAAtttgaagaaaagaaaaacctCTTCGAAAGTTGTTACAAAGTGGAACCAGCAAAAAAGACCAAAAAACTAACTAAAGAATCGACATGTGATATAATGAATCAAGAAACATTTAAAGAACTTTCTGAATGTACAACCTCGAATTCAGCAGAAACTACTGTAGGATTActtgaaaataaaagattacAAAGTGGAACTGAAGGTACAGATCAAAATATTCCCAAACCtcaaaatcaaaatatagaTGTGCCCACTGCACCAGAAGCACAAACTGAACTTGAACTACAAATTCCATCACAACCTCCATCAAAACTTATTAAAAGTGAAGCTTCAGAAATTCAGCATTCATCTAAAGAAACTGAGAATTCACAATCTTTAACAGATGCATCATTagaaaaaactaaaatttcTGAAGATGTACATGCAGCATCAGAAGTTACTAATGAATTACTCTCTCCAACTGTTCAAGACATACAATTATCTCCTGATCCTAAGAATACACAGCCAACTCATAGTGCATCGACATATACCTTAGCACATAGTCCTCCTCAAATACCCCATACTCCAG GTACGACATTAAATCCAAGTGATAAATATACATCATCTATTTTAATAAGTTtg TTTGCTTTAActggaatatataaaaaaaaaaaaaagataagtaGAAGACATGTGAAATTTCTGAGATTGCTTGTACCTTCATTTTCTAAcaagaaaagtaaaatttttacggATTATCCTTTAGAACACACAATATATGATGatgaagaaattataaaaaaaataaaaataaatgaacttacaaaaaatgtaaatttatcAAAGCGAACAAGAGACAGATCCAAAATCATAGTAGAAGTACATATGGAAGTACTCGAAGAATTCAGAAATAAAGAATGGGAAAACATCCAAGAcgaatttttagaaatatgcATAGATGAGTTCACAAAACAGGATAATATAACCTTTCCTAATTTAATTGATGATGATctaataatagaaaatattaaatgtataagtgatattaaaaaacaaaatattctaTGGAATAAATGGATACAAAGACATAGAAATCTTTCTCAAAATCTTAAAAAAGACGATTGGTTTAATAATTTGAAGGATGAATGGAAAAGAGAAGTATCTTACATACAAGAAatggaagaaataaaaaataaatcttcaaatgaaaatcaaaaggtttcatttttaaaaagggaaaaagatatatggaGACAGTGGATATCAAAAAAGGGTATGATTATACAACAACATCTTGATCAGTACTGGAATAATGGATTAGCGCAGGAGTTGCAGAATATCTCAGATGAATATGTAAATGAAGAtactaaaaattatgtatcaCTATTAAATGTAGAAGAATTGAAGCAcaaagaaaattatgaagaattatataaatatataaaaaaaaaattattaacaaagcTTTGTATTCTCGTGCTTATAGCAGTATTAGAAGAATGTAAAAAGGAGGTAAACCTTGAAAATAGAGAATCATATTTGGATAGATCCATAAATGAATGGAAGGGAGAAGGATATTCAagtaaaaaacaagaaattacagaaaatataattgaatataataacaatgatatagaaaataaaagaaatgagGAATTTGATGCTCATATATGGAAAGATAGTTTCAGGAATGAGATAGAAGATTGGATAAGAGAAGATGACTTATATGCAAATTCTATAGTTAGTGATAGAACAGTAAACAAATCGGATGAAATAGCAGAAAAACAGTTTCTATAA